A stretch of Cucumis sativus cultivar 9930 chromosome 2, Cucumber_9930_V3, whole genome shotgun sequence DNA encodes these proteins:
- the LOC101205442 gene encoding cyclin-D3-3, with protein MVPPYALDALYCSEEHWEDDDDDDEEQETAFRFDNQSYSNLTTETSSPILAVVAHHDLLWEKDELISLFSREKPNELFKTIQIDPSLAAARRTAVEWMLKVNAHYSFSALTAVLAVDYLDRFLSCFHFQRDKPWMSQLAAVACISLAAKVEETQVPLLLDLQVEDSRYLFEAKTIKKMELLVLSTLQWRMNPVTPFSFVDYITRRLGFKDHMCWEILWQCERTILSVILESDFMSFLPSAMATATMLHVFKAMEEPHCSVDYHSQLLNILGIDKGNVEECCKLISNASRRNGNQFNKRKFGLSIPGSPNGVMDVAFSSDSSNDSWSVASSVSSSPEPLTKKNRVNGSVTGDCETFRTLS; from the exons ATGGTACCACCGTATGCCCTTGATGCTCTTTATTGCTCAGAGGAGCACTGGGaggacgacgacgacgacgacgaagAACAAGAAACGGCTTTTCGTTTTGATAACCAATCTTACTCTAATTTAACAACAGAAACAAGTTCTCCGATTCTGGCTGTGGTGGCACACCATGACCTGTTATGGGAAAAAGATGAACTAATTTCTCTGTTTTCAAGAGAGAAGCCTaatgaactttttaaaaccattCAGATTGACCCTTCTCTTGCTGCTGCCCGACGAACCGCTGTTGAGTGGATGCTGAAGGTTAATGCCCATTACTCCTTCTCTGCCCTCACTGCGGTTCTCGCCGTTGATTACTTAGATCGGTTTCTGTCCTGTTTTCATTTCCAAAGAGATAAGCCATGGATGTCTCAACTTGCAGCTGTTGCTTGTATCTCTCTTGCTGCCAAAGTGGAGGAGACTCAAGTCCCTCTTTTATTGGACCTACAA GTGGAAGATAGTAGATATCTGTTTGAAGCCAAGACCATTAAGAAAATGGAGCTTCTTGTGCTCTCTACGCTGCAGTGGCGGATGAATCCTGTTACCCCGTTTTCTTTTGTGGATTATATCACAAGAAGGCTTGGATTCAAGGACCATATGTGCTGGGAAATTCTTTGGCAGTGTGAACGAACTATTCTCTCTGTTATTTTAG AGTCAGATTTCATGTCCTTTCTTCCCTCTGCAATGGCCACCGCTACAATGCTGCACGTTTTCAAAGCTATGGAAGAACCCCATTGCAGCGTTGATTACCATTCCCAGCTTCTGAACATCCTCGGAATCGACAAG GGAAATGTGGAAGAATGCTGTAAACTGATCTCAAATGCATCTAGAAGGAACGGAAACCAGTTCAACAAACGTAAATTCGGGTTGTCAATTCCAGGGAGCCCGAACGGCGTGATGGACGTAGCATTCAGCTCCGATAGCTCGAACGACTCGTGGTCAGTGGCTTCGTCGGTTTCATCTTCGCCAGAGCCATTAACGAAGAAGAACAGAGTAAATGGATCAGTGACTGGAGATTGTGAAACATTCCGAACGCTCTCTTAA